A section of the Amycolatopsis sp. AA4 genome encodes:
- the sigM gene encoding RNA polymerase sigma factor SigM, whose amino-acid sequence MTAAAPTDADLIAAHAAGDPHAFSELVRRHRDRMWAVALRTLRDPEEAADALQEAFISAFRAAGKFRAESQVTTWLHRIVVNACLDRIRRRQARPTVPLPETGEFNEPAAPGDSMAEKETSLLVRKALDELPEDQRAPILLVDVEGYSVAETAKMLGIAEGTVKSRCARGRGKLAKVLGHLRNPDAGGDVPTNESKRKHATSEGSRSAGRAQRSPGNGEGR is encoded by the coding sequence GTGACGGCTGCAGCTCCCACGGATGCGGATCTGATCGCGGCACACGCCGCGGGCGATCCGCATGCGTTCAGTGAACTGGTCCGGCGGCATCGAGACCGCATGTGGGCGGTAGCGCTGCGCACGCTGCGCGATCCGGAAGAGGCGGCGGACGCGCTGCAGGAGGCGTTCATCTCGGCGTTCCGCGCGGCGGGCAAGTTCCGCGCGGAATCGCAGGTCACCACCTGGCTGCACCGGATCGTGGTGAACGCGTGCCTCGACCGGATCCGGCGGAGGCAGGCCCGGCCGACCGTGCCGCTGCCCGAGACCGGGGAGTTCAACGAACCGGCCGCGCCCGGCGATTCGATGGCGGAGAAGGAAACCAGCCTGCTGGTCCGCAAGGCGCTCGACGAGTTGCCCGAAGACCAGCGCGCGCCGATCCTGCTCGTCGACGTCGAGGGCTATTCGGTGGCCGAGACCGCGAAGATGCTCGGCATCGCCGAGGGCACGGTCAAGAGCCGGTGTGCGCGCGGGCGGGGAAAACTCGCGAAGGTTCTCGGGCATCTGCGGAACCCGGACGCGGGTGGCGACGTCCCAACTAACGAAAGCAAACGCAAGCACGCCACTTCGGAGGGGTCCCGGAGTGCCGGGCGAGCCCAGCGCTCGCCGGGGAACGGGGAGGGACGATGA
- the trxB gene encoding thioredoxin-disulfide reductase, which produces MAAEEIRNLIVVGSGPAGYTAAVYAARAQLEPLVFEGTQFGGALMTTTEVENFPGFRDGIQGPDLMEEMRKQAERFGAELRAEDVESLELTGDVKYVVANGKRYAARAVILAMGAAARYLKVPGEQELLGRGVSACATCDGFFFRDHDIAVAGGGDSAMEEATFLTKFAKSVTIVHRRDEFRASKIMLERARANDKIKWQLNSQITGVEGDGTVSGLKVRDTKSGEEKTLDVTGFFVAIGHDPRSELVRGQVDVDEDGYVLTQGRTSYTNVPGVFAAGDLVDRTYRQAITAAGSGCSAAIDAERWLAEHGESQAHEAPELVGGGYGAGEH; this is translated from the coding sequence GTGGCTGCCGAGGAAATCAGGAACCTGATCGTCGTCGGGTCGGGTCCTGCCGGTTACACCGCAGCGGTCTACGCGGCGCGCGCACAGCTCGAACCGCTGGTGTTCGAGGGCACGCAGTTCGGCGGCGCGCTGATGACGACCACCGAGGTCGAGAACTTCCCGGGCTTCCGCGACGGGATCCAGGGCCCGGACCTGATGGAGGAGATGCGCAAGCAGGCCGAGCGTTTCGGCGCCGAGCTGCGCGCGGAGGACGTCGAGTCGCTCGAGCTGACCGGCGACGTGAAGTACGTCGTCGCGAACGGCAAGCGCTACGCCGCCCGCGCGGTCATCCTCGCCATGGGCGCCGCCGCGCGGTACCTGAAGGTGCCGGGCGAGCAGGAGCTGCTCGGCCGCGGCGTGTCCGCCTGTGCGACCTGTGACGGTTTCTTCTTCCGCGACCACGACATCGCCGTGGCCGGCGGCGGCGACTCGGCGATGGAGGAGGCGACCTTCCTGACGAAGTTCGCCAAGTCGGTGACGATCGTGCACCGCCGCGACGAGTTCCGGGCGTCGAAGATCATGCTCGAGCGCGCTCGCGCGAACGACAAGATCAAGTGGCAGCTGAACTCGCAGATCACCGGCGTCGAGGGCGACGGGACGGTGTCCGGCCTGAAGGTGCGCGACACGAAGTCCGGCGAGGAGAAGACGCTCGACGTGACCGGGTTCTTCGTCGCGATCGGCCACGACCCGCGCAGCGAGCTGGTCCGCGGCCAGGTGGACGTGGACGAGGACGGCTACGTGCTCACGCAGGGCCGCACGTCCTACACGAACGTACCCGGCGTGTTCGCCGCCGGCGACCTGGTCGACCGCACCTACCGCCAGGCGATCACCGCGGCCGGTTCCGGCTGCAGCGCGGCGATCGACGCGGAACGATGGCTCGCGGAGCACGGCGAGTCGCAGGCGCACGAGGCACCGGAACTGGTCGGCGGCGGCTACGGCGCCGGCGAGCACTGA
- the trxA gene encoding thioredoxin, with product MSEPVKVTDKSFVDDVLTSEKPVLVDFWATWCGPCKMVAPVLEEIAKENGDKITVAKLDIDENPNTARDYQVMSIPTLILFQGGKPVKQIVGAKPKAALLSDLADVL from the coding sequence ATGTCCGAACCCGTGAAGGTGACTGACAAGTCGTTCGTGGACGACGTCCTGACCAGCGAGAAGCCCGTTCTCGTCGATTTCTGGGCGACCTGGTGCGGACCGTGCAAGATGGTCGCCCCGGTGCTCGAGGAGATCGCGAAGGAAAACGGCGACAAGATCACCGTCGCGAAGCTCGACATCGACGAGAACCCGAACACGGCGCGTGACTACCAGGTGATGTCGATTCCGACGCTGATCCTGTTCCAGGGCGGCAAGCCGGTGAAGCAGATCGTGGGCGCGAAGCCGAAGGCCGCGCTGCTGTCCGATCTCGCCGACGTGCTCTGA
- a CDS encoding N-acetylmuramoyl-L-alanine amidase, producing the protein MRVLRRGDAGPDVAEIRSILAGMDLLPPVAGTERYNTFDVAVEQAVRAFQQRRGLITDGVVGPATYQALKGASYHLGSRPLQYLLSSPVHGDDVFTLQERLTELGFDAGRPDGYFGPQTERALRTFQRDMRLTSDGICGPATIRELHRLSSPRARGGRPVFLREQEQVRQAGPRLRGKRIVIDPGHGGEDLGVVAGGLREADIAWDLARRLEGRMQATGMEALISRGPNHSPTDFERARFANDAGADLFLSLHSDGNPSPRAQGVASFHFGTGNGTTSTVGELLAGFIQREVAARTGLLDCRTHYKTWEIFTRTRCPAVRVEIGYLTNPDDAARLADPAFRDVVAEGILIAVKRLYLLGEGDQPTGTFTFADVLAHELAKAE; encoded by the coding sequence ATGCGGGTACTCCGCCGCGGTGACGCCGGTCCCGACGTCGCCGAGATCAGGTCGATCCTTGCCGGGATGGATCTGCTCCCGCCGGTGGCGGGGACCGAGCGGTACAACACGTTCGACGTCGCGGTGGAGCAGGCCGTGCGCGCGTTCCAGCAGCGCCGCGGGCTCATCACCGACGGCGTGGTGGGCCCTGCGACGTACCAGGCGCTCAAGGGCGCCAGCTATCACCTCGGGAGCCGCCCGCTCCAGTACCTTTTGTCGTCGCCGGTGCACGGCGACGACGTTTTCACTCTTCAGGAACGGCTCACCGAACTGGGCTTCGACGCGGGTCGCCCGGACGGGTATTTCGGCCCGCAGACCGAACGCGCCCTCCGCACGTTCCAGCGCGACATGCGCCTGACGTCGGACGGCATCTGCGGCCCGGCCACGATCCGCGAACTGCACCGCCTGTCGTCGCCCCGCGCCCGCGGCGGCCGCCCGGTCTTCCTGCGCGAGCAGGAGCAGGTGCGCCAGGCAGGCCCGCGGCTGCGCGGCAAGCGCATCGTCATCGACCCGGGCCACGGAGGCGAAGACCTCGGCGTCGTCGCCGGCGGCCTGCGCGAGGCGGACATCGCCTGGGACCTGGCGCGACGGCTCGAAGGCCGGATGCAGGCGACCGGCATGGAGGCCCTGATCAGCCGGGGCCCGAACCACAGCCCGACGGATTTCGAACGCGCCCGTTTCGCCAACGACGCCGGCGCGGACCTGTTCCTGTCGCTGCACAGCGACGGCAACCCGTCGCCGCGCGCCCAGGGCGTGGCGAGCTTCCACTTCGGCACCGGCAACGGCACGACGTCGACCGTCGGCGAACTGCTGGCCGGCTTCATCCAGCGCGAGGTCGCAGCCCGCACCGGCCTGCTGGACTGCCGCACGCACTACAAGACGTGGGAAATCTTCACCCGCACGCGCTGCCCCGCGGTCCGCGTGGAAATCGGCTACCTGACGAACCCGGACGACGCCGCCCGCCTGGCCGACCCCGCCTTCCGCGACGTCGTGGCCGAGGGCATCCTCATCGCGGTGAAGCGCCTCTACCTCCTGGGCGAAGGCGACCAGCCCACCGGCACCTTCACCTTCGCCGACGTCCTGGCCCACGAACTCGCGAAGGCCGAGTAA